The nucleotide window ACTGGTGTCATTGCTCGGTAACCATGTCATGGTTGAAAAAGAAACAGGTCAGGGGACAGGCATTAATGTCCTTAGCGGAAGTATTATTTCCTACGCCATCTATGAAACAATGGATGGAAGGTATATGAGCTTGTGAGCACTAGAGCCAAAATTTTGGCTGAACTTTTGCCTAGCACATGGTCGTGAGGACTGGGTTGCAGCCCATTTTTCAAACACAGTGGAGACAAACCAAGTGTTCCAGGAAGTGTCTGCCCTTTTTAAAAGTAAAACCTTTGATGAGTGGATTGAGTTTGCCCAAAAGGTTGATTGCTGTATGGCGCCAGTGCTTGAGGTGGGAGAACTTTGCGCGCACCCATATTTTAAAGAGAAGGAACTAGTATTTGCTTCTTCTTGGGGAGATTGCCAGGTTAAAATGCACAGCGACGTTGATCAGGGAACGGTTGCTCCACCGCCTAAAAAAGGCGAGCATCAAGAGGAAATATTGAATAACATCCTGATTTGATAGGGGAAGTTTAGACTGCCCGAGGAAATCGCGGCAGTCTAGTTATTTGAGCAGTCATTTCGGTAGTGAAATGATCATTTTATTTGCTCGAAGCTAAAGTCAGCAAATGTTTCAGAGCGCATGGCTTTTTCATGAAAGGTTAAAAAGGCAGTAACCTGATTTGGAATAACAATGCATGTCATCCCGGCCTCAATGGCAGCTAAGGCTCCGTTAACCGAGTCCTCAATCGCCAAGGCCTCTTGCGGTTCAACTTGTAATTCTTCTAAAGCTTTTAGATAAAGTTCTGGGTCAGGTTTAACCTTTTCTACATCCTCACTTGTCTTTATGACGGAGAAATATTCCCAAAGTTCAAATTGTCTAAGGAATCCTTCTACCCACTCCCTAGATGAACTAGAAGCAAGTCCAATCTTATAGCCAAGCCCTTTGGCTTCATCCAATTTTTCCTTTACACCCTCACGAACCTCTAAAATACCCTTTTTTTCTAAAAATCGTTCTTTTGCTAATGTATTTATTTCATTAAGATTCATTTTCATTCCAGTTTGGTTTTCAATGTATTGAAAGAACTCATCATCTGTTGTGCCGATGCTTTTTGCAAACTCCTCAAGCGGCAAATCCAGTTTGAACTTCTCTTCCAGCAATTCCTGAAATACGTGAAACCAAATCGTTTCCGTATCAATAATCGTTCCATCAAAATCAAAGATCACTGCTTTAATCTTCATATTTTCCTCCATTCTATATCTCTTAGACAGTTATTATTATATAAATTCTATCCCGGCGGTACAAATGAATATATAAATGAAACAATTGGTGCACTAACTGCATATCTTCGATCCCCAAATTTTTTTCTTGACTTAAAGTTAACTCTAAGTTGTAGCATGTAAAGAGGAGGTGGAATTAAATGTTTACTATTTCAGAGGTTGCCAAGGAAACAGGGTTTACTGCACATACTTTACGATACTATGAAAAAATTGGGTTATTGTCGTCACCCATTAGACATGGTGGAAAACGGCTATATACAGAGGGCGATATTCGCTTGCTGCAGTTTATGAAGGTGCTTAAAAATACGGGAATGTCCTTAGAAGAGATCCGAGAGTTTTTGCTGGATGGGTGTTTGTTGGAAAGTGAGGATTCCGAGCAAGAAAGAACTCCGAAGGTACAAAAACGGATGAATATTTTACAAAAGCATTTACTCACTTTGGAGCAGCAAAAGAAAGAAATTGAGATGGTCATCCAGCTAACGGAAGAAAAGCTGGAAAATTATCAAGAAATGTTAGATAGAGGGCGAAAAAATGAACCGTAAAGTGTTTGCGATGTTACTGGGTTTTGCTATTGTTACGGGTGCCACATTTAACCTTGCAAAATACGCTGTTCATTATTTTTCAGCCGCTAGTGCTGCAGGCTGGCGATTTGGTATTGCTGCTATTGTGATGGTCTCTATCCTTGTGATACAAAAGAAAGTG belongs to Neobacillus sp. OS1-2 and includes:
- a CDS encoding HAD family hydrolase; the encoded protein is MKIKAVIFDFDGTIIDTETIWFHVFQELLEEKFKLDLPLEEFAKSIGTTDDEFFQYIENQTGMKMNLNEINTLAKERFLEKKGILEVREGVKEKLDEAKGLGYKIGLASSSSREWVEGFLRQFELWEYFSVIKTSEDVEKVKPDPELYLKALEELQVEPQEALAIEDSVNGALAAIEAGMTCIVIPNQVTAFLTFHEKAMRSETFADFSFEQIK
- a CDS encoding MerR family transcriptional regulator — encoded protein: MFTISEVAKETGFTAHTLRYYEKIGLLSSPIRHGGKRLYTEGDIRLLQFMKVLKNTGMSLEEIREFLLDGCLLESEDSEQERTPKVQKRMNILQKHLLTLEQQKKEIEMVIQLTEEKLENYQEMLDRGRKNEP